The proteins below are encoded in one region of Apium graveolens cultivar Ventura chromosome 4, ASM990537v1, whole genome shotgun sequence:
- the LOC141717223 gene encoding protein SHI RELATED SEQUENCE 1-like has product MSGLFSLGGKDRANQENNFFFFKNEEIYKKGFQLWQQYYHLHQQQKLQLQDHVDLSLVGASNSNYSSTRRTNATTNNDQSFLYRSSSSSGYGLHMRQSGNNKEDNMISSSSSSSINCLDCGNQAKKDCVHMRCRTCCKSRGFPCHTHVKSTWVPAAKRREKQQQLHQDDEQQHRNQLSLMRASDSSKRPRENPFTCPRLPTHSSGLEVGQFPAEVSSTAVFRCVNVRAMDDAEKKYAYQTAVQIGGHVFKGLIYDQGPENRFGRGDNSSGGAQQHLNLLTATVTTTTNTNEPGVTWLDSSTTYPAPLNAFMAGTQFFPPPRP; this is encoded by the exons ATGTCTGGGCTCTTTTCACTAGGAGGAAAAGATCGAGCAAATCAAGAAAACaatttctttttcttcaaaaacGAGGAGATCTATAAAAAGGGTTTTCAGCTATGGCAACAATACTATCACTTACATCAACAACAAAAGTTACAACTTCAAGATCATGTTGATCTTTCTCTAGTTGGTGCTTCTAATTCTAATTACTCATCAACTAGAAGAACAAACGCCACAACTAATAATGATCAATCATTTCTATATAGATCATCGTCTTCTTCGGGCTACGGTCTTCACATGAGACAATCGGGTAACAACAAAGAAGATAATATGATTAGTAGTAGTAGTAGCAGCAGCATAAATTGTTTAGATTGTGGAAACCAGGCTAAGAAAGATTGTGTGCACATGAGGTGCCGAACTTGTTGTAAGAGTCGAGGGTTCCCTTGTCATACTCATGTTAAGAGCACGTGGGTTCCTGCTGCCAAAAGACGCGAGAAGCAACAACAGTTACATCAAGATGATGAGCAGCAGCACCGGAATCAGTTGAGTTTGATGAGAGCATCTGATAGTTCTAAAAGGCCAAGAGAGAATCCCTTCACTTGCCCTCGTTTGCCAACCCACAGTTCAG GGTTAGAAGTGGGGCAATTCCCAGCGGAAGTGAGCTCGACGGCCGTGTTTCGATGTGTAAATGTTAGGGCAATGGATGATGCGGAGAAAAAATATGCGTATCAAACCGCTGTTCAAATTGGAGGCCATGTCTTCAAGGGGCTTATTTATGATCAAGGCCCTGAAAACCGATTTGGCAGGGGCGATAATTCTTCAGGTGGTGCTCAACAGCACCTTAATCTTCTAACCGCTACCGTTACAACAACGACAAATACTAATGAGCCCGGAGTGACATGGCTTGACTCTTCAACCACATATCCAGCTCCCCTCAATGCTTTTATGGCGGGTACACAATTCTTTCCACCGCCAAGACCTTAA